The stretch of DNA TTGCAACGGCTGCACCACAAACGGCATCGAATAGATCACCGAGCCAATCACCAGCCCGGCGAAGCTGAAGGTCAGGGTGCCCAGGCCCAGCCATTGGGTGAACTGGCCGAAGTAGCCGTTGGGGCCCATAATCAGCAGCAGGTAGAAGCCGATCACCGTGGGTGGCAACACCAACGGCAAGGCCACCACCGCGCCAATGGGGCCGCGCCACCACGAGCGGGTGCGCGACAGCCAGAGGGCTATCGGAGTGCCGATGATCAGCAGGATGACCGTGGTCAGCGATGCCAGTTTCAGGGTCAACCAGATCGCGGAAAAATCGGCACTCGACAGCGGCATTTACAGCTCGTAACCGTAGGACTTGATCACCGCGGCGGCTTTCGGACCTTTCAGGTATTCAACCAGGGCCTTGGCGGCGGCGCTGTCCTTGCCCTTGTTGAGGATTACCGCGTCCTGCTTGATCGGGTCATGCATCGAAGACGGTACGATCCAGGCCGAACCGCTGGTGACTTTGCCGTCCTTGTAGATCTGCGACAGCGCTACAAAACCCAGTTCGGCGTTGCCGGTGGAGACGAACTGATAGGCCTGGGTGATGTTCTGGCCTTCAACGAGCTTGTCCTTGACCTTCTCGGTCAGGCCTTCCTTCGCCAGCACCTGGGTGGCGGCCAGGCCATAAGGCGCGGCTTTCGGGTTGGCGATGGACAGGTGCTGGAACTGGTTTTTCTTCAGCACTTCGCCCTTGGCATCGACGTAGCCTTCCTTGGCCGACCATAGCGCCAGGGTGCCGATCGCGTAGGTGAAGCGCGAGCCCTTGACGGTGTCACCTTCGGCTTCGAGCTTCTGCGGGGTGGTGTCGTCGGCGCTGAGGAACACTTCAAACGGCGCGCCGTTCTTGATCTGGGTGTAGAACTGGCCGGTAGCGCCGTAGGCAGCGACCAGTTTATGGCCCGTATCTTTTTCAAAGTCGGCGGCAATCGCCTGGATCGGTGCGGTGAAGTTGGCAGCCACGGCCACCTGTACTTCATCGGCATTCGCCGAGGAGAAGGCAAACGCGGCGATCAGGGTAGCGAGGGCCGTGGGGGCCAGGCGTGAGGCGCGAATCATCATCAAGAAGCTCCTTGGGGTTTGCGGCTTGTTAGGCAGAGGGGGGCTACCGCTATGTATGGGAATATATAGCGGTTGGCCACTGCCGGTACAGCGCAAAGTTGTCCCGGGAGTTCAGGTTCAGCGTCGGCCGAGTTTTTCCAGGGTTTGCGCGGCCAGTTGCAGCGTCAGGTCATAGCTGGAGATGTCTTTGCCGAGGCGCAGCGCCTGGCCCGACCACAAGTTGCTGAAGCCGGCTTCGTCCTTGGCCTTGAGCGGCATCAACGCACCGCCGGACAGCGGGAACGCCGGCGCCGTGGGGTTGATCGCGCCCAACTCACGCATTACGCGGTTGATGATGCCCCGCGCCGGGCGCCCGGTGAACAGGTTGGTCAGCGCGGTTTCACTGGCCTGGGCAGTGCGCAAGGCGTGGTGGTGTGACTTCGAGACGGTGGCCTCGGGGGTAAACAGGTACGCGGTGCCAATCTGCACCGCTGACGCGCCAAGGGCGAAGGCCGCGACAATGCCCCTGGCATCCCCGATGCCGCCGGCCGCAATCACCGGCACGCGCACGGCATCGACAACCTGTGGCACCAGCGCCATGGTGCCGATCTGGCTATTCAGGTCGTCGCTGAGGAACATCCCGCGATGGCCACCGGCTTCGCTGCCCATGGCGATGATTGCATCGCAGCCGTGCTGTTCCAGCCAGATGGCTTCTTCGACGGTGGTAGCCGACGACAGCACTTTCGCCCCGGTGGCCTTGACCCGGTCCAGCAGGGATTTTTCCGGCAGGCCGAAGTGAAAGCTCACCACTTCCGGGCGGAACTCTTCCACCACTTCACAGGCGGCGTTGTTGAACGGTGCGCGGTTGGAGACGGGCGTCGGCGCGTCAAAATCGGCGCCCAGCTCGCGGTAGTAGGTTTCCAGCAGGTTCTTCCACTGAAGGTCGCGGTGAGCATCCGGCGTCGGTGGCTGATGGCAGAAGAAATTTACGTTCAGCGGCCGCGAACTGGCTTGGCGAATCGTGGTGAGTGCTTCGCGCAGTTGCTCGATGCTGAGCGCCGCCGCCGGCATTGAACCGAGGGCGCCGGCCTGATTGGCCGCAATCACCATGGCCGTGCTCGTGGCATTGGCCATGGGCGCCTGAATGATCGGTAACTCGATGCCCAGCAGGTCAAGAATTCGGGTGTCTGGCCAGGTGCTCATGGGACGCTTCTCCAACGGTGGAATGCTGTTCCGTCGTTTTAGCAGGGCCAGGCAGCACCAGGCCAGTCTGTATTATTCACTGGACGAATCCAGTGTTTCATGGGCGGTTATCAGTTGATGGCGTCACCCAGTACTGCATGAATCCGCTGGGCAATATGCGCGGCGTGGGTTTCCAGGGCGAAGTGGCCGGTGTCGAGTGATTCCACCACGGCATTGGGGTTGTCGCCTTTGTAGGCATGGGCGCCCGGCGGGATGAAGAAGGGATCGTTCTGGCCCCAGATCACCAGCGCCGGCACTTGCGTGGCCTTGAAAAACGCCTGGAACGCCGGGTACAGCGTCAGGTTGTTGCGGTAGTCGAGGAACAGGTCCAACTGGATCTCGTCATTGCCGGGACGCTGCATCAGGAGCACGTCGAGCATGTAGGACTCCGGCGCCACCAGCTCCGGTTGCGACACGCCATGCAGGTACTGATAGCGCGTGCCTTCCAGGCTGATGACCGCGTTGCGAATCACCTCGCGATTGGCCTGGCTTGGCTCGGCCCAGTAGGCCCGGATCGGATCCCAGGCGTCACCCAAACCTTCCAGGTAGGCATTGCCGTTTTGCGATATCAGCGCGCTGACCCGTTCCGGGTGGGCCACGGCGAGGCGCAGGCCCACCGGTGCGCCATAGTCGAACACATAGAGGGCATAGCGACTGAGGTTCAGGGCGTCGACGAAGTGGCCGACGGTAACCGCCAGGTTATCGAAGCTGTAGTGGTAATTGCGTTCGGCGGGGACTTCGGTGAAGCCGAAGCCTGGCAAGTCCGGGGCGATGATCCGGTAACGGGTGGCAAGCAGCGGGATCAGGTCACGGTACATATGGGACGAACTGGGAAAGCCATGCAGCAGCAACAACACCGGCGCGGAGGGGTCGCCGGCTTCACGGTAGAAAATGCGCACACCATCGGCATCAACGTGCTGATAGCGAACAACCGGGGCTGAAATCGACATGATAGTAGTCCTCTTTGTAACTGGTTAAATTGATTTGTTGGGTTACTGGTTTTGCAGGCTGCGCTTGAAAATGTAACCTGTCAAATTAATTTAATGGGTTACGGATCGGCGAATTTAGTAACTATTCAAAAGCG from Pseudomonas sp. NC02 encodes:
- the modA gene encoding molybdate ABC transporter substrate-binding protein, which produces MMIRASRLAPTALATLIAAFAFSSANADEVQVAVAANFTAPIQAIAADFEKDTGHKLVAAYGATGQFYTQIKNGAPFEVFLSADDTTPQKLEAEGDTVKGSRFTYAIGTLALWSAKEGYVDAKGEVLKKNQFQHLSIANPKAAPYGLAATQVLAKEGLTEKVKDKLVEGQNITQAYQFVSTGNAELGFVALSQIYKDGKVTSGSAWIVPSSMHDPIKQDAVILNKGKDSAAAKALVEYLKGPKAAAVIKSYGYEL
- a CDS encoding alpha/beta fold hydrolase, whose translation is MSISAPVVRYQHVDADGVRIFYREAGDPSAPVLLLLHGFPSSSHMYRDLIPLLATRYRIIAPDLPGFGFTEVPAERNYHYSFDNLAVTVGHFVDALNLSRYALYVFDYGAPVGLRLAVAHPERVSALISQNGNAYLEGLGDAWDPIRAYWAEPSQANREVIRNAVISLEGTRYQYLHGVSQPELVAPESYMLDVLLMQRPGNDEIQLDLFLDYRNNLTLYPAFQAFFKATQVPALVIWGQNDPFFIPPGAHAYKGDNPNAVVESLDTGHFALETHAAHIAQRIHAVLGDAIN
- a CDS encoding nitronate monooxygenase family protein; its protein translation is MSTWPDTRILDLLGIELPIIQAPMANATSTAMVIAANQAGALGSMPAAALSIEQLREALTTIRQASSRPLNVNFFCHQPPTPDAHRDLQWKNLLETYYRELGADFDAPTPVSNRAPFNNAACEVVEEFRPEVVSFHFGLPEKSLLDRVKATGAKVLSSATTVEEAIWLEQHGCDAIIAMGSEAGGHRGMFLSDDLNSQIGTMALVPQVVDAVRVPVIAAGGIGDARGIVAAFALGASAVQIGTAYLFTPEATVSKSHHHALRTAQASETALTNLFTGRPARGIINRVMRELGAINPTAPAFPLSGGALMPLKAKDEAGFSNLWSGQALRLGKDISSYDLTLQLAAQTLEKLGRR